A section of the Polyangium spumosum genome encodes:
- the murJ gene encoding murein biosynthesis integral membrane protein MurJ has protein sequence MQSVEQSLAAGTKSGEGAAPKATGGARSAALVTAGIVLSRLVGLVRQRVMAHYFGTSAWADMLAAAFRVGNITQNLMGEGTLSATFIPLYARLRGEGKGEEAARFARSALGLLLVVVVAASALGVLFAPWLSYLVAAGFEEEKLAGTVTIVRIVFPMTGLLVLSAWGLGVLNAHRRFFLPYAAPVAWSVAQIVALVVAGAVLGKRGGALATALAWGAFAGAFLQLVVLLPAARRLLGGRITPRLDTKDPHVREAAARLPGALVGRGIIQISGLVDTLLVSFLGTGATATFGYAQTIYLLPMSVLGTGEAAAALPELSGHTAEADVAKRNAAVRARLGASLARIAVLTVPATLVFVFLGGDLVALLLQSGHFDREATARVEELLAAYGFALLGNAAGRVLQTTAYALGDTKTPARFAVLRMVVSTALALVLMRPFGVLGVVLGAVIAGWVETCVMGMRLSRALGGLGLEAVRAGRIVLLGALSVGSGVAVRALLPASLAGTAIGAMLTLGTFGAAFLVLCPALGLFDVRSLLRRARR, from the coding sequence GTGCAGAGCGTCGAGCAGTCGCTGGCGGCGGGGACAAAAAGCGGCGAGGGAGCAGCCCCCAAGGCGACGGGAGGCGCGCGCTCGGCGGCGCTCGTGACGGCGGGGATCGTGCTGTCGCGGCTCGTGGGCCTCGTGCGGCAGCGGGTCATGGCGCACTACTTCGGCACGTCGGCCTGGGCGGACATGCTCGCGGCCGCGTTCCGCGTCGGCAACATCACGCAGAACCTGATGGGCGAAGGGACGTTGTCCGCGACGTTCATCCCGCTCTACGCGAGGCTCCGCGGCGAGGGCAAGGGCGAGGAGGCGGCGAGGTTCGCGCGGTCGGCGCTGGGGCTCTTGCTGGTCGTGGTGGTGGCGGCGTCGGCGCTCGGCGTGTTGTTCGCGCCGTGGCTTTCGTATCTCGTCGCAGCCGGGTTCGAGGAGGAGAAGCTCGCGGGCACGGTGACGATCGTGCGGATCGTCTTCCCGATGACGGGCCTGCTCGTGCTGTCGGCGTGGGGGCTCGGGGTGCTGAACGCGCACCGGCGCTTCTTCTTGCCGTACGCGGCGCCCGTGGCGTGGAGCGTCGCGCAGATCGTGGCGCTCGTCGTCGCAGGGGCGGTGCTCGGCAAGCGCGGCGGCGCGCTCGCCACGGCGCTCGCGTGGGGCGCGTTCGCGGGGGCGTTCTTGCAGCTCGTCGTGCTCTTGCCAGCGGCGCGGAGGCTGCTCGGGGGGAGGATCACGCCGCGGCTCGACACGAAGGATCCGCACGTGCGCGAGGCCGCGGCGAGGTTGCCCGGCGCGCTCGTGGGTCGAGGGATCATCCAGATCTCGGGCCTCGTCGACACGTTGCTCGTGAGCTTCCTGGGCACGGGCGCGACCGCGACGTTCGGCTACGCGCAGACGATTTACCTCCTGCCGATGAGCGTGCTCGGGACGGGCGAGGCGGCGGCGGCGCTGCCCGAGCTGTCCGGGCACACGGCCGAGGCGGACGTGGCGAAGAGGAACGCGGCCGTACGCGCGCGGCTCGGCGCGTCGCTCGCGCGGATCGCCGTCTTGACCGTGCCGGCGACGCTCGTGTTCGTGTTCCTCGGCGGCGACCTCGTGGCGCTGCTGCTCCAGTCGGGTCACTTCGACCGGGAGGCGACGGCGCGGGTCGAGGAGCTGCTCGCCGCGTACGGCTTCGCGTTGCTCGGCAACGCGGCGGGGCGCGTGCTCCAGACGACGGCGTACGCGCTCGGCGACACGAAGACGCCGGCGCGGTTCGCGGTGCTGCGGATGGTGGTGAGCACGGCGCTCGCGCTCGTGCTCATGCGGCCGTTCGGCGTGCTCGGCGTGGTGCTCGGCGCGGTGATCGCGGGCTGGGTGGAGACGTGCGTGATGGGGATGCGGCTCTCGCGGGCGCTCGGCGGGCTCGGGCTCGAGGCGGTGCGCGCGGGGCGGATCGTGTTGCTCGGCGCGCTCTCCGTGGGCTCGGGCGTGGCCGTGCGCGCGCTGCTGCCCGCGTCGCTCGCGGGCACGGCGATCGGCGCGATGTTGACGCTCGGGACGTTCGGCGCGGCGTTCCTGGTGCTCTGCCCGGCGCTCGGGCTCTTCGACGTTCGCTCGTTGCTCCGGCGAGCTCGACGCTGA
- a CDS encoding VOC family protein, giving the protein MSNVDQHDAGTPTWFDLMTSDPAGAQKFYGELFGWTFLQGMMGYSMCQKNGRNAAGMGKRPEDAPYPSSWTVYFDSRDVDATAARVREFGGKMMMEPMDVGDQGRMIVCADPTGAVFGFWQGRAHKGAQIIDEHGAMTWCEVNTRDGLKDAEFYAKVLDVEPRKMPMESPIYYTLHKGEKAVAGVLQMNHQWPDSIPPHWMPYFAVDDAEAACEKIKSLGGQVMHGPFDSPYGRIAVVADPYGAAFSVIKLSEAAMTA; this is encoded by the coding sequence ATGAGCAACGTCGACCAGCACGACGCCGGGACACCCACGTGGTTCGATCTGATGACGTCGGACCCCGCGGGTGCGCAGAAGTTTTACGGGGAGCTCTTTGGATGGACCTTCCTCCAGGGCATGATGGGCTACTCGATGTGCCAGAAGAACGGCCGCAACGCCGCTGGCATGGGCAAGCGCCCCGAGGACGCGCCCTACCCGTCCTCGTGGACCGTCTATTTCGACAGCAGGGACGTCGACGCCACCGCGGCGCGCGTGCGCGAGTTCGGCGGCAAGATGATGATGGAGCCGATGGACGTGGGGGATCAGGGCCGCATGATCGTCTGCGCGGACCCGACGGGCGCCGTCTTTGGCTTCTGGCAGGGCCGCGCGCACAAGGGCGCGCAGATCATCGACGAGCACGGGGCCATGACCTGGTGCGAGGTGAACACGCGCGACGGCCTGAAGGACGCCGAGTTCTACGCGAAGGTCCTCGACGTCGAGCCGCGCAAGATGCCGATGGAGAGCCCGATCTATTACACGCTCCACAAGGGCGAAAAGGCGGTCGCCGGCGTGCTGCAGATGAACCACCAGTGGCCGGACTCGATCCCGCCGCACTGGATGCCTTATTTCGCCGTCGACGACGCCGAGGCCGCCTGCGAGAAGATCAAGTCGCTCGGCGGGCAGGTGATGCACGGGCCGTTCGATTCACCTTATGGCCGCATCGCCGTCGTCGCGGATCCCTACGGCGCGGCCTTCTCCGTCATCAAGCTCTCCGAAGCCGCGATGACCGCCTGA
- a CDS encoding serine/threonine protein kinase: MSTPSPGDVLSGKFRIERVLGEGGMGVVLAAHHLHLGRTVAIKLLHPEALRHKEIVARFANEARSASRIQSEHVARVLDVGTLESGEPYMVMEYLEGSDLSKLVKRSGPLAIEDAVEYLLQACEALAEAHVAGIVHRDLKPANLYLTRRADGSACVKVLDFGISKAALVGSSPEAQQMTQTQSVLGTPGYMAPEQLRSAKHVDARTDIWALGVILQELLTGKLAFQGSTAPEVYAAILGSPPDPLRALRPDAPPGIEAVILRCLEKDPARRFASVGELAAALVAFAPQRAHLSAERIGRITGVSLPSAGGAQAPRPAMQSGSVIPTVAGMGSATGPTVGPSHAGYGAQGPTPPGYGAQGATPQGYSYPQQQGYGPQGATPPGYGLQATQHQQPYGTAYGAQSMQMSQGMAPTDPNKGKMHPSTIALIAILGFVVVTFGGCLTCVCAAGASEADGQTNQKTGKAR; this comes from the coding sequence ATGAGCACGCCGAGCCCCGGTGATGTCCTCTCGGGAAAGTTCCGCATCGAGCGGGTGCTCGGGGAGGGCGGTATGGGCGTCGTGCTCGCCGCGCACCACCTGCACCTCGGCCGCACCGTGGCCATCAAGCTCCTGCATCCGGAGGCCCTGAGGCACAAGGAGATCGTCGCTCGGTTCGCCAACGAGGCGCGGAGCGCGAGCCGCATCCAGAGCGAGCACGTGGCGCGCGTGCTCGACGTCGGCACGCTCGAATCGGGCGAGCCGTACATGGTGATGGAGTATCTCGAGGGGTCGGACCTCTCGAAGCTCGTCAAGCGAAGCGGCCCGCTCGCGATCGAGGACGCGGTCGAGTATCTGCTGCAGGCGTGCGAGGCGCTCGCGGAGGCGCACGTCGCGGGGATCGTGCACCGCGATCTCAAGCCAGCGAACCTGTATTTGACGCGGCGGGCGGACGGCTCGGCCTGCGTGAAGGTGCTCGATTTCGGCATCTCGAAGGCGGCGCTCGTCGGCTCGTCGCCCGAGGCGCAGCAGATGACGCAGACCCAGAGCGTGCTCGGCACGCCCGGGTACATGGCGCCGGAGCAGCTCCGCTCGGCGAAACACGTGGACGCGCGCACGGACATCTGGGCGCTCGGGGTCATCCTGCAGGAGCTCTTGACCGGGAAGCTCGCATTCCAGGGCTCGACGGCGCCGGAGGTGTACGCCGCGATCCTCGGCAGCCCCCCGGACCCGTTGCGAGCGCTGCGCCCGGACGCGCCGCCCGGGATCGAAGCGGTGATCCTGCGTTGCCTCGAGAAGGATCCGGCGCGTCGATTCGCGAGCGTCGGCGAGCTCGCGGCGGCGCTCGTCGCGTTCGCGCCGCAGCGGGCGCACCTGTCGGCGGAGCGGATTGGCCGGATCACGGGCGTCTCGCTTCCATCGGCGGGGGGCGCGCAGGCGCCGCGCCCGGCCATGCAGAGCGGCAGCGTCATTCCGACGGTCGCGGGGATGGGGAGCGCGACGGGCCCGACGGTGGGGCCGTCCCATGCGGGATATGGCGCGCAAGGGCCGACGCCGCCGGGGTATGGCGCGCAGGGTGCGACGCCGCAGGGATACAGTTACCCGCAGCAGCAAGGATATGGCCCGCAGGGGGCGACGCCGCCGGGGTATGGCCTGCAGGCGACGCAGCACCAGCAACCGTATGGCACGGCGTACGGCGCGCAATCGATGCAGATGTCGCAGGGGATGGCGCCGACGGATCCGAACAAGGGCAAGATGCACCCTTCGACGATCGCGCTCATCGCCATTCTGGGGTTCGTCGTCGTGACGTTCGGGGGGTGCTTGACCTGTGTCTGCGCCGCCGGTGCGAGCGAGGCGGACGGGCAAACGAATCAGAAGACGGGGAAGGCGCGCTGA
- the tkt gene encoding transketolase, producing MHIDESTVKRAVHTIQMLAVDAVEKANSGHPGAPMGLASITFEIFTRHLRYDPKDPSWPDRDRFVLSAGHASMLLYSLLHLAGYDLSLDELKRFRQLGSRTPGHPEVHLTPGVEVTTGPLGQGISTAVGMAAALKMMEARFAGKGDVATARVFGIASDGDLMEGVSAEASSLAGHLGLSNLVFFYDDNRITIDGKTDLAFSEDVGKRYESYGWFVQSIDGHDHAQIRAALDAAVAEPRRPSLIVARTTIGYGSPGKANSAKAHGEPLGAKEVEATKKAIGWPTEPTFLVPDDVRAIFTTRQAEGQKAHETWKQAMRDLEQKDAEAAALYRRLVARDVPENLFDELVKAAPRKDAATRQHAGVIEQRAAALVPSLVGGSADLNPSTKTYIEGSPAIQKGAFDGRNIHFGVREHAMGAFVNGLALAGGFIPFGSTFLVFADYMRPAIRMAALSELHSVFVFTHDSVFLGEDGPTHQPIEHLWSLRLIPNVDVVRPADSLECAAAWAHALLRRSGPTALALTRQKVPELPRPEGFDPKVMLRGGYVLADSTTNPPAVVIIATGSEVGLAMEAKKILEAEGDRVRVVSMPCLEQFQRQDQAYREEVLPPGTPRVVIEAGVTAPWRALVGERGLVIGRDDFGASAPDKDLAKAFGFTADVVAGKIRVMRRA from the coding sequence ATGCACATCGACGAGTCGACAGTGAAGAGGGCCGTCCACACGATCCAGATGCTCGCGGTCGACGCCGTCGAGAAGGCGAACTCCGGCCACCCGGGCGCGCCGATGGGCCTCGCCTCGATCACGTTCGAGATCTTCACGCGGCACCTGCGTTACGACCCGAAGGACCCGAGCTGGCCGGATCGCGACCGCTTCGTCCTCTCCGCGGGCCACGCCTCGATGCTGCTCTACAGCCTGCTCCACCTCGCGGGGTACGACCTCTCCCTCGACGAGCTCAAGCGCTTCCGCCAGCTCGGCTCGCGCACGCCGGGCCACCCCGAGGTGCACCTGACGCCCGGGGTCGAGGTCACGACGGGCCCGCTCGGCCAGGGCATCTCCACCGCCGTCGGCATGGCCGCCGCGCTGAAGATGATGGAGGCGCGTTTCGCCGGGAAGGGTGACGTCGCCACGGCGCGTGTCTTCGGCATCGCCTCCGACGGCGACCTCATGGAGGGCGTCTCGGCCGAGGCCTCGAGCCTCGCGGGCCACCTCGGCCTCTCGAACCTCGTCTTTTTCTACGACGACAACCGCATCACCATCGACGGCAAGACCGACCTCGCCTTCAGCGAGGACGTGGGCAAGCGGTACGAGTCCTACGGCTGGTTCGTGCAGAGCATCGACGGCCACGACCACGCGCAGATCCGCGCCGCGCTCGACGCGGCCGTCGCCGAGCCTCGGCGACCCTCGCTCATCGTCGCGCGTACGACCATCGGCTACGGCTCGCCTGGCAAGGCGAACAGCGCCAAGGCGCACGGCGAGCCGCTCGGCGCCAAGGAGGTCGAGGCGACCAAGAAGGCCATCGGCTGGCCCACCGAGCCCACCTTCCTCGTCCCGGACGACGTCCGCGCGATCTTCACGACGCGCCAAGCCGAGGGCCAGAAGGCGCACGAGACCTGGAAGCAGGCCATGCGCGACCTCGAGCAGAAGGACGCCGAGGCCGCCGCGCTCTACCGCCGCCTCGTCGCGCGTGACGTCCCCGAGAACCTCTTCGACGAGCTCGTCAAGGCTGCGCCTCGCAAGGACGCCGCCACGCGCCAGCATGCCGGCGTCATCGAGCAACGCGCCGCGGCCCTCGTGCCCTCGCTCGTCGGCGGATCGGCCGACCTCAACCCGTCCACGAAGACCTACATCGAGGGCTCCCCGGCCATCCAGAAGGGCGCCTTCGACGGCCGCAACATCCACTTCGGCGTCCGCGAGCATGCGATGGGCGCCTTCGTCAACGGCCTCGCGCTCGCGGGTGGCTTCATCCCGTTTGGCTCGACCTTCCTCGTCTTCGCGGACTACATGCGCCCGGCGATCCGCATGGCGGCCCTCTCGGAGCTGCACAGCGTCTTCGTCTTCACGCATGATAGCGTCTTCCTCGGCGAGGACGGCCCCACGCACCAGCCCATCGAGCACCTCTGGTCGCTCCGCCTCATCCCGAACGTCGACGTCGTCCGCCCTGCGGACAGCCTCGAATGCGCGGCGGCCTGGGCGCACGCGCTCCTCCGCCGCTCGGGCCCGACCGCGCTCGCGCTCACGCGCCAGAAGGTGCCCGAGCTCCCGCGCCCCGAGGGCTTCGACCCGAAGGTGATGCTGCGGGGTGGTTACGTCCTCGCGGATTCGACGACGAACCCGCCCGCGGTGGTGATCATCGCGACGGGCTCGGAGGTGGGGCTGGCGATGGAGGCGAAGAAGATCCTGGAGGCGGAGGGCGACCGCGTGCGCGTCGTCTCGATGCCCTGCCTGGAGCAGTTCCAGCGGCAGGATCAGGCCTACCGCGAGGAGGTCCTGCCTCCGGGCACGCCACGCGTGGTGATCGAGGCGGGCGTGACGGCGCCGTGGCGCGCGCTGGTCGGCGAGCGCGGGCTGGTGATCGGCCGCGACGACTTCGGCGCTTCGGCTCCGGACAAGGACCTGGCCAAGGCGTTCGGGTTCACGGCGGACGTGGTGGCGGGGAAGATCCGGGTGATGCGGCGTGCGTGA
- a CDS encoding molybdopterin-dependent oxidoreductase has protein sequence MAGTVHFRTCNLCEAMCGLRVTVEDNRVVDIRGDRDDVFSRGHICPKGPAMRELQEDPDRLRFPMRRTHSGFARMSWDEALSEAAERLAALQREHGPDSVGMYLGNPAAHGHGAILGANLLGMALGTKSRFDSNSQDANPRIYAALEMYGDATSLTIPDIDHTEYFLVFGANPAASNGSIMSLGDVRGRLAGVRERGGKFILFDPRKTETVAYADEHHFIRPGADAALILGMLHVIFEENLHDPRAIADIADGLSELRAVAARFSPERIAGPTGVPADVVRRIAREFARAPRAVAYGRMGVSTSAFGPLGSFLVDALNVVTGHFDRPGGAMFTTPAVDVVRVARILGMGGHGRFRSRVRGLPEVGGNLPATTMAEEMETPGPGQLRGLVTVAGNPVLSVPNGERIAKALSKLDFMVSVDIYLNETTRNAHLVLPPRYALERSHYDLLFHSLAVRNTTKWSAPVIEPPPDTKEDAEILVGLAARLLGKRLTPGPLGAVAEKLVGLLNQLGTDGLLDVLLRVGPHGDKFLPFSKGLNLEKLKKAEHGVDLGPLQPMHRARVRTRTGKVRLAPPAILADVPRLERFLDEASAAGLVLIGRRHLRSNNSWMHNVPSLVKGPDRSTLLVHPTDAERLGLSSGARVRVRSRVGEVVVGLTVTEDVMPGVVSLPHGHGHAAAADTLRVAGNVPGVNANAITDDLHVEPLTGTAILNGVPVTVEAL, from the coding sequence ATGGCGGGCACCGTCCATTTCCGCACCTGCAACCTCTGCGAAGCCATGTGCGGCCTGCGCGTCACCGTGGAGGACAACCGCGTCGTCGACATTCGTGGCGATCGGGACGACGTCTTCTCGCGTGGCCATATCTGCCCCAAGGGCCCGGCCATGCGCGAGCTCCAGGAGGATCCGGATCGCCTCCGCTTCCCCATGCGCCGCACCCATTCCGGATTTGCGCGCATGAGCTGGGACGAGGCCCTCTCCGAGGCCGCCGAGCGCCTCGCCGCCCTCCAGCGCGAGCACGGCCCCGATTCCGTCGGTATGTACCTCGGCAACCCCGCCGCGCACGGGCACGGCGCCATCCTCGGCGCGAACCTCCTCGGAATGGCGCTCGGCACGAAGAGCCGATTCGACAGTAACTCCCAGGACGCCAACCCGCGCATTTATGCCGCCCTCGAGATGTACGGCGACGCCACGAGCCTGACCATCCCCGACATCGACCACACCGAGTATTTCCTCGTCTTCGGCGCGAACCCCGCGGCCTCGAACGGCAGCATCATGAGCCTCGGCGACGTGCGCGGCAGGCTCGCCGGCGTCCGCGAGCGTGGCGGGAAGTTCATCCTCTTCGACCCCCGCAAGACCGAGACCGTCGCGTACGCCGACGAGCACCATTTCATTCGCCCCGGCGCCGACGCGGCCCTGATCCTCGGGATGCTCCACGTCATCTTCGAGGAGAACCTCCACGACCCACGCGCCATTGCGGACATCGCCGACGGCCTCTCCGAGCTCCGCGCCGTGGCCGCGCGTTTCTCCCCGGAGCGGATCGCCGGCCCCACGGGCGTGCCCGCCGACGTCGTGCGCCGCATCGCCCGCGAGTTCGCCCGCGCCCCGCGCGCCGTCGCGTATGGCCGCATGGGCGTCTCCACGAGCGCCTTCGGCCCGCTCGGCAGCTTCCTCGTCGACGCCCTCAATGTCGTCACGGGCCATTTCGATCGCCCCGGCGGCGCCATGTTCACGACCCCCGCCGTGGACGTCGTGCGTGTCGCGCGGATCCTCGGCATGGGCGGCCACGGCCGCTTCCGCTCGCGGGTCCGGGGATTGCCCGAGGTCGGCGGCAACCTGCCCGCCACGACCATGGCCGAGGAAATGGAGACGCCCGGCCCGGGGCAGCTCCGCGGGCTCGTCACCGTCGCGGGCAACCCCGTCCTCTCCGTCCCGAATGGGGAGCGCATCGCAAAGGCCCTGTCCAAGCTCGATTTCATGGTCTCGGTCGACATCTACCTGAACGAGACGACCCGGAACGCCCACCTCGTCCTGCCGCCGCGGTATGCGCTCGAGCGTAGCCATTACGATCTGCTCTTCCACTCCCTCGCGGTCCGTAACACCACGAAATGGTCGGCGCCCGTGATCGAGCCCCCGCCCGACACGAAAGAGGACGCGGAGATCCTCGTTGGCCTCGCGGCGCGCCTGCTCGGCAAGCGCCTCACGCCGGGGCCACTCGGCGCCGTCGCCGAGAAGCTCGTCGGGCTCCTGAACCAGCTCGGGACCGACGGCCTGCTCGACGTTTTGCTCCGCGTCGGCCCCCATGGCGACAAATTCCTCCCGTTCTCGAAGGGGCTCAACCTCGAGAAATTGAAAAAAGCCGAACACGGCGTCGACCTCGGGCCGCTCCAGCCCATGCACCGAGCGCGCGTGCGCACGAGGACCGGAAAGGTGCGCCTCGCGCCGCCCGCGATCCTCGCCGATGTCCCGCGGCTCGAGCGATTCCTTGACGAGGCGAGCGCGGCGGGCCTCGTGCTCATCGGGCGGCGGCATTTGCGGAGCAACAACTCCTGGATGCACAACGTGCCTTCGCTCGTGAAGGGCCCGGATCGCTCGACGTTGCTCGTGCATCCGACGGACGCCGAGAGGCTCGGGCTCTCCTCGGGGGCGCGCGTGCGCGTGCGGAGCCGCGTGGGGGAGGTCGTCGTGGGCTTGACCGTGACCGAGGACGTGATGCCGGGCGTCGTGAGCCTGCCGCACGGGCACGGGCACGCGGCGGCGGCCGATACGCTGCGCGTCGCGGGCAACGTGCCGGGCGTGAACGCGAATGCGATCACGGACGATCTGCACGTCGAGCCGCTCACGGGGACGGCGATTCTGAATGGGGTGCCGGTGACGGTGGAGGCGCTCTGA
- a CDS encoding protein-tyrosine phosphatase family protein: MAERRAALQERGVTPPKTLHPALLHPYRAAFYVFLAARRTLAELSPDRGWRTWITPEILLGGFLLPSDVAELERLGVRAVVNATTELVEPIGTLRAAGMEYLQIPCWDMNAPCPEDADRAVRFLAEHVAKGQRVYVHCASGVGRSVALVVCYLALHKGMSVDEAIAWIGARRRVSLREAQRRFVDAYVRARGGRGSAENR; this comes from the coding sequence ATGGCGGAGCGGCGCGCGGCGCTGCAAGAACGAGGTGTGACGCCTCCAAAGACGCTGCACCCCGCGCTGCTGCACCCCTACCGCGCCGCGTTTTACGTCTTCCTCGCGGCGCGCCGGACGCTGGCGGAGCTCTCGCCGGATCGAGGCTGGCGGACCTGGATCACGCCGGAGATCCTGCTCGGCGGCTTCCTCTTGCCGAGCGACGTCGCCGAGCTCGAGCGGCTGGGCGTGCGCGCGGTGGTGAACGCGACGACGGAGCTCGTGGAGCCGATCGGCACGTTACGCGCCGCGGGCATGGAGTACCTGCAGATCCCCTGCTGGGACATGAACGCCCCGTGCCCCGAGGACGCGGACCGAGCGGTCCGTTTCCTGGCCGAGCACGTCGCGAAGGGGCAGCGGGTCTACGTGCATTGCGCGAGCGGCGTGGGCCGGAGCGTGGCGCTCGTCGTGTGTTACCTGGCCCTGCACAAGGGGATGAGCGTGGACGAGGCCATCGCGTGGATCGGCGCGCGGCGGCGCGTTTCGTTGCGGGAGGCGCAGCGCCGGTTCGTCGACGCGTACGTGCGGGCGCGTGGAGGCCGGGGGAGCGCGGAGAACAGGTAG
- a CDS encoding DUF2231 domain-containing protein — MRTIAQAGRGDVHTLLIVLPLVFFAISLAFDVVAMLSGAHVWGVAAAVNLAAGLVCGAASMVLFARLHLGYRPGSRARELGFLFLWLSACALLPFAVSLVLRAAHPGGPTPPASMALSIVALGLATLAGWLGDEATREQG, encoded by the coding sequence ATGAGAACGATCGCGCAGGCTGGCCGCGGGGACGTGCACACGCTGCTCATCGTGCTCCCGCTCGTCTTCTTCGCGATCTCCCTCGCCTTCGACGTCGTCGCGATGCTCTCGGGCGCGCACGTCTGGGGCGTCGCGGCCGCCGTGAACCTCGCGGCGGGGCTCGTCTGCGGCGCGGCGTCGATGGTGCTCTTCGCCCGCCTGCACCTCGGCTACCGGCCCGGCTCGCGCGCGCGGGAGCTCGGCTTCCTGTTCCTCTGGCTCTCGGCCTGCGCGCTCCTGCCCTTCGCGGTGAGCCTCGTCCTGCGCGCCGCGCACCCCGGAGGGCCGACGCCGCCGGCGAGCATGGCGCTGTCGATCGTGGCGCTCGGCCTCGCCACGCTGGCAGGTTGGCTCGGCGACGAGGCCACCAGGGAGCAGGGCTGA